A region from the Candidatus Zixiibacteriota bacterium genome encodes:
- a CDS encoding 7-cyano-7-deazaguanine synthase produces IVPSGITDPTMRINEDAFLPGRNLLLLLCGAAYAYSVQADGVVIGLLNPEDCLFPDQTLDFLRKTEDMIETAMKKRIAVLAPLIEFTKADILSLATARGLQDTYSCHAGGNEPCGKCVACIEIANAKERS; encoded by the coding sequence GATTGTACCAAGCGGTATTACCGATCCCACCATGCGTATAAACGAAGACGCGTTCCTGCCAGGACGGAACCTTCTTTTATTGCTTTGCGGCGCTGCCTACGCTTACAGTGTACAAGCGGATGGCGTGGTAATAGGTTTGCTCAATCCTGAAGATTGTCTATTCCCGGATCAGACACTCGATTTTCTTCGTAAAACCGAAGACATGATCGAGACAGCCATGAAAAAGCGAATTGCAGTGCTCGCGCCTTTAATAGAGTTCACGAAGGCAGATATTCTGTCACTGGCAACAGCGCGTGGGTTACAAGATACGTATTCCTGCCACGCCGGGGGGAATGAGCCCTGCGGGAAATGCGTGGCATGTATTGAGATTGCAAATGCAAAGGAAAGGAGCTGA
- a CDS encoding TIR domain-containing protein produces the protein MGGGGGGGRGLTPSELQQLEQKAKESLKTSGDTSKCNVFISFAAEDLTDVNMLRAQAKNENSDIEFNDWSLKKPFDSKDAEYVKRGIRERIRQCSVTVVYISEKTADSKWVNWEIRETIALGKGVVAMYKGDRPPSRLPKAISENKVPVVPWNQKALAVAIKTQAQKK, from the coding sequence ATGGGTGGAGGTGGCGGAGGCGGCCGCGGACTGACTCCCAGCGAGCTTCAACAGTTGGAGCAAAAGGCCAAAGAATCTCTGAAGACGAGTGGCGACACGAGTAAATGCAACGTGTTCATTAGCTTTGCGGCCGAAGATTTGACAGACGTCAATATGCTTCGAGCGCAGGCAAAAAATGAAAATTCGGATATTGAATTCAACGACTGGTCATTGAAAAAGCCCTTCGACAGCAAGGATGCTGAATATGTAAAGCGAGGCATACGTGAGCGCATTCGGCAATGCTCGGTCACTGTCGTATACATATCCGAGAAGACTGCAGACAGCAAATGGGTTAATTGGGAAATCCGTGAGACAATTGCTTTGGGCAAAGGCGTGGTGGCTATGTATAAAGGCGATAGACCTCCTTCTCGTTTGCCTAAGGCTATTTCCGAGAACAAGGTGCCTGTAGTACCTTGGAACCAAAAGGCATTGGCTGTAGCGATAAAGACTCAGGCGCAGAAAAAGTAG